Proteins found in one Maridesulfovibrio sp. genomic segment:
- a CDS encoding hybrid sensor histidine kinase/response regulator — translation MHSEKMSANDELLFSGEENEEPLVRNVDPWHVLIVDDEPDIHSMTRMVLGDFEFEDRPLEFVSAYSGEDSLEILRERSDFAVILLDVVMETNVAGLDVARRIRTELNNQFIRIILRTGQPGFAPESKVITELDINDYWQKAELTSRRLTTSMTTALRSYRDMHKIELNRESLANMATSVAHQIRNRTMTINGFANLASRKLGPDSDVLEYLETISHETARLEEIVKSVSFFAAIDNCDHCRTEISEVAEEALKVCREYAKTLSRDVQFDIDFTELNVDARPDLLTKVIIELVSNAIFFADEQQPRVSVSLKVVGDYCMLVVEDNGACIAGNDLPYIFDPFFTTRPEAVGMGLSIVNRISSGYNWTVDVSCSDEGGAVFSVAIPL, via the coding sequence ATGCATTCGGAAAAAATGTCTGCAAATGATGAATTGCTCTTTTCCGGGGAGGAAAACGAAGAGCCTTTGGTACGGAATGTTGATCCGTGGCATGTGCTGATCGTTGACGATGAGCCGGATATACATTCCATGACCAGAATGGTTCTCGGTGATTTTGAATTCGAGGATCGCCCCCTTGAGTTTGTCAGTGCTTATTCTGGCGAGGACTCTCTCGAAATATTGAGGGAACGGTCTGATTTTGCGGTAATTCTGCTCGATGTTGTTATGGAGACCAATGTTGCTGGGCTGGATGTTGCCCGGCGTATTAGGACAGAGCTCAACAATCAGTTTATACGTATTATCTTAAGGACCGGGCAGCCCGGTTTCGCCCCGGAAAGTAAGGTAATTACCGAACTGGATATTAATGACTACTGGCAGAAGGCCGAGCTTACTTCCCGGAGGCTGACCACCTCAATGACAACAGCTCTGCGTTCTTATCGCGATATGCACAAAATTGAGTTGAACCGTGAAAGTCTGGCGAATATGGCAACGTCAGTAGCACATCAGATTCGCAATCGCACAATGACTATCAACGGTTTCGCTAATCTTGCATCACGTAAACTAGGACCGGACTCAGATGTTTTGGAATATCTTGAAACTATATCTCACGAAACAGCCCGTCTTGAAGAAATAGTGAAAAGTGTTTCTTTCTTTGCGGCAATAGATAACTGTGATCATTGCAGAACCGAGATATCAGAAGTGGCGGAAGAAGCCCTGAAGGTTTGTCGGGAATATGCGAAGACCCTTAGCAGGGACGTACAGTTTGATATAGATTTTACAGAGCTTAATGTTGATGCCCGTCCGGATTTGTTGACAAAAGTTATAATCGAGCTTGTCTCAAATGCGATTTTCTTTGCCGATGAACAGCAGCCCCGTGTAAGCGTTAGTCTCAAGGTTGTGGGGGATTATTGCATGTTGGTGGTGGAGGATAACGGTGCCTGCATTGCGGGTAACGATCTGCCTTATATTTTTGATCCGTTCTTTACCACCAGACCGGAAGCGGTCGGGATGGGATTAAGTATTGTAAACAGAATTAGCAGTGGGTATAACTGGACTGTGGATGTTTCCTGTTCTGATGAAGGCGGAGCCGTTTTTTCCGTGGCAATTCCTTTGTGA
- a CDS encoding DUF3369 domain-containing protein codes for MVASWNPDDNDELLFADEAPEERHVRKSKNWKILIVDDEEDVHSTTRLVLGDFMFEGSGLDFLSAYSAEEAVSILNDHPDVAVILLDVVMETNHAGLDLVRTIRQEMQNRLVRIILRTGQPGQAPERQVIIEYDINDYKHKAELTAQRLFTSVLSALRSYRDLQVIEQNRKGLKHIIEASGSLFKQQSVSRLAQGVLTQVISLMGLRDSVYIDGDGVALTSPEQDKMKIIASTGKYSVCDALVDDCPVISETTKEQLQEVRNKGIGCFVGSDYIGYLPTHQHGAHLLYVENCGTEFCEQDEDLLRIFSDNVGVAFDNIYLNQEILDTQKEIVRMLGEVVEFRSKETAFHVIRVSEIARLLGMAVGLDPVKVDELYYASPMHDVGKIGIPDSILLKPGKLTAEEMEIMRTHTEIGYNILRASNRKLLKTAATIAHEHHEYWDGSGYPQGLKGEEISIAGRIICLTDVFDALCSDRVYKESWEVDRVLEFLKSKRETMFDPGLVDIFFDNLDKIMDVRKKYKDEP; via the coding sequence ATGGTTGCGAGTTGGAATCCAGATGATAATGATGAGCTCCTTTTTGCGGATGAAGCTCCTGAAGAGAGACATGTCAGGAAAAGCAAAAATTGGAAAATACTCATTGTGGATGATGAAGAAGATGTTCACAGCACCACCCGTCTTGTGCTGGGCGATTTTATGTTCGAGGGGTCTGGGCTTGATTTTCTGAGTGCGTATTCTGCTGAAGAGGCAGTCTCAATATTGAACGATCATCCTGATGTAGCTGTTATTCTGCTTGATGTTGTTATGGAAACCAATCATGCCGGGCTGGATCTGGTCCGAACCATACGTCAGGAAATGCAGAACAGGTTGGTGCGTATAATCCTGCGAACAGGGCAGCCGGGACAGGCTCCTGAACGGCAGGTCATCATTGAATACGATATTAATGACTATAAGCATAAGGCCGAGCTTACCGCCCAGCGACTTTTTACCTCAGTACTTTCTGCTTTGCGGTCCTATAGGGACTTGCAGGTTATCGAGCAGAATCGGAAGGGACTAAAGCATATTATTGAAGCCTCAGGCAGTCTTTTCAAGCAGCAGTCTGTAAGCCGCCTTGCGCAGGGGGTCCTTACTCAGGTTATTTCACTGATGGGACTGCGGGATTCTGTTTATATTGATGGTGATGGCGTCGCCTTGACCAGTCCTGAGCAGGATAAGATGAAAATTATTGCATCTACTGGAAAATATTCCGTTTGTGATGCTTTGGTTGACGATTGTCCGGTTATCTCCGAAACAACAAAAGAGCAATTGCAGGAAGTCCGCAATAAAGGGATTGGCTGTTTTGTCGGTTCCGACTATATCGGCTATCTGCCTACTCATCAACATGGAGCCCATCTGCTTTATGTGGAAAATTGCGGCACGGAATTCTGTGAGCAGGATGAAGATCTGTTGCGGATTTTTTCCGATAATGTCGGAGTTGCTTTCGACAATATTTATCTCAATCAGGAAATTCTGGATACTCAGAAAGAGATTGTGCGAATGCTGGGCGAGGTTGTGGAGTTTCGGTCTAAGGAAACGGCTTTTCACGTAATCAGGGTTTCTGAGATTGCCCGGTTGCTGGGCATGGCGGTTGGTCTTGATCCGGTCAAAGTTGATGAACTGTATTATGCATCACCTATGCACGATGTCGGCAAGATCGGCATACCTGATTCCATTCTCCTTAAGCCGGGAAAACTGACTGCCGAGGAAATGGAGATAATGCGTACTCATACAGAAATTGGGTACAATATTTTGCGGGCCAGCAACCGTAAGCTGCTTAAAACCGCGGCAACAATCGCCCACGAGCATCATGAATACTGGGATGGTTCAGGTTATCCACAGGGGTTGAAGGGTGAGGAGATAAGTATTGCCGGGCGCATAATATGTCTTACCGATGTGTTTGATGCTTTGTGCAGCGACCGAGTATATAAAGAGTCTTGGGAAGTTGATCGCGTGTTGGAATTCCTTAAGTCCAAGAGGGAAACCATGTTTGATCCCGGACTGGTAGATATTTTCTTTGATAATCTGGATAAGATTATGGATGTCAGAAAAAAATATAAGGACGAACCATAA
- a CDS encoding methyltransferase domain-containing protein, translating into MKKRICQCFGKAAASYSEAASVQRIVARNCAGLCPQGKYENVLDVGSGVGFLHEELQKRITYRNYVSLDLVRPMLMEQQGSGALLVAADGEELPFVGEKFDLLVSSSAMQWYSHPRKSILQSFDVLKSGGRFAIAIFAQGTLCELADVSARTGFGSVQKLRSCEFYKDLFDSMSEIKVDYANEGHEQFFPSVKHFLKKHKQTGAVASSEGLSWGKDRYSRFVEEYEALYREEEGIKASYKVFFAYGEKL; encoded by the coding sequence GTGAAAAAGAGAATTTGCCAGTGCTTCGGCAAGGCGGCTGCAAGTTACAGCGAGGCCGCTTCCGTGCAGCGTATCGTTGCTCGCAACTGTGCCGGACTTTGCCCGCAAGGCAAATATGAAAATGTTCTGGATGTCGGATCTGGGGTGGGTTTTTTGCACGAGGAATTGCAGAAACGAATTACGTACCGCAATTATGTCTCTCTTGATCTGGTCCGGCCGATGCTTATGGAACAGCAGGGCTCCGGCGCATTGCTGGTTGCCGCAGATGGCGAGGAATTGCCTTTTGTCGGTGAAAAGTTTGATCTGCTGGTCAGTTCTTCAGCGATGCAATGGTACAGCCATCCCCGGAAATCAATTTTGCAGAGTTTTGATGTTCTCAAGTCGGGAGGTAGGTTTGCGATAGCTATTTTTGCGCAGGGAACTCTTTGCGAATTGGCCGATGTAAGTGCAAGAACCGGATTCGGTTCTGTGCAGAAGTTGCGGTCCTGTGAATTTTATAAAGATTTATTTGATAGTATGTCTGAAATTAAAGTGGATTACGCAAATGAGGGGCATGAACAATTCTTCCCTTCTGTAAAACACTTCTTAAAAAAGCATAAGCAGACCGGGGCTGTTGCCTCCAGCGAGGGGTTATCGTGGGGGAAAGATAGATACAGTCGGTTTGTTGAAGAATATGAAGCATTATACAGGGAGGAGGAAGGCATTAAAGCCAGTTACAAGGTATTCTTCGCATACGGAGAAAAACTATAA
- a CDS encoding LamG-like jellyroll fold domain-containing protein, translated as MTVVSSGNTITFAGDGVQNLFDFNFRIFSTEDLCAVVRDSEGTEKKLVHGTDFKLIFGIGMDSGKVQYPVSGDPLSVGESITLYREISYTQELELVENDAFSVQLLNEAFDRGVMRDQQLQEQMDRALKYEISTSAEERLSPQELIKNISSARDEAVAAGDEAVSAENTVREMSAAAQLASEIAQSAQSEAEAARDAAVKIAVGDLAELRSPVPVLSGPVEAPEGTTVLIEISDHVDDDLTSYDVNVFGFGSAIISGSTISWKLGITEADTPKIMEVIRRSRGELQSDIATYELQVKYIPVQAGPTMAFADSEAGYPGATVDADGVHAPAHSVGADNTNQIVSAQPEVTQTSGNLNIFNPRLDGFDTQEPVEVGDIIFADTGQGTVASVSGNTTENFGQDANAYVCLGFTAEVSSYDIVEIDVAEVVGTGAVGVQCAFYNDDGATPWASYPVGDPANTSGWSSTKNINTAGKVTFDLTDTTNFTVGNDYWLLFKVSTPSNDNYLKLRSGPSGIAPFFGSTADADSGGLPQTSTFIWASIDGEESTDTTRSVSLTEALPSVPAVAVKKSNATLKVGAGVEGESLGPEKSLTLKGRRALPYMTARTTEGFKVSYEFGSSYDPVWADWNIADGDPATGPQSYDGNMDNSFPVFLFSGPFTDPVTSLDLAPFGLTPDALMLSRMPSQFTFHGWNGLSWDLLHSVTGATWSNAETQNFAFENTTVYPKYRLVVLDINPESTEASTHWCQIGECSLLYDEFSTTTAIVVEGEHATEIYTEGGIHNNLIVDGQDIKISSASESVAEGDTANLAQPFGDDSCVASYTFDGTLDSLGNVAPTLLCGSVAYEDGVFGQAANLTYPLNPEYLIDGPTIDLAAGCAISTRYKTGGSANKQYFFFENDSGTQYLLGLQGATASPGGWARFFGSDIPEMSWIFPLQDGEWHHIVYNIEATDIVVYVAGAEVYRAAMSAVGPTIRDSCKLIRLGQLNATTPFDQVRIFNRTLTTDEINALYVERGDITITTVTPEVELPAVPESVSIPDRCTLSPDSYSYALDGSDLKITGAEITLEDDPALKRLALAVSGADGLTFKSGKIYIKEKP; from the coding sequence ATGACAGTTGTTTCTAGTGGAAACACCATAACCTTTGCCGGGGACGGTGTGCAGAATCTTTTTGATTTTAATTTTCGTATTTTCAGTACGGAAGATCTTTGCGCGGTAGTGCGTGACAGTGAAGGTACGGAAAAAAAATTAGTTCATGGTACAGATTTCAAACTGATTTTTGGAATAGGCATGGATTCCGGAAAAGTTCAGTACCCTGTTTCCGGTGATCCTCTTTCTGTCGGTGAAAGCATTACCCTTTATCGGGAAATTTCCTACACACAGGAATTGGAACTGGTTGAAAACGATGCTTTTTCCGTTCAGTTATTGAATGAAGCATTTGACCGGGGGGTGATGCGGGATCAGCAGTTGCAGGAACAGATGGACCGTGCTTTGAAATATGAGATTTCAACATCGGCTGAAGAGCGTCTTTCTCCGCAGGAATTGATTAAAAATATTTCCAGCGCGAGGGATGAAGCCGTCGCCGCCGGCGATGAAGCGGTTAGTGCCGAAAACACCGTTCGTGAGATGAGTGCTGCCGCACAACTGGCCAGTGAGATTGCACAGTCTGCGCAATCGGAGGCGGAAGCGGCAAGAGATGCGGCTGTTAAGATAGCTGTTGGTGATCTGGCTGAGCTGCGCAGTCCCGTTCCAGTCCTTTCCGGCCCGGTTGAGGCCCCGGAGGGAACTACCGTTTTGATAGAAATCTCAGATCATGTGGATGATGATCTTACTTCGTATGATGTTAATGTGTTCGGATTTGGTTCGGCTATAATTTCAGGCAGCACCATAAGTTGGAAATTAGGAATAACAGAAGCAGACACTCCTAAGATCATGGAAGTAATCAGAAGAAGCAGAGGCGAGCTACAGTCCGACATAGCTACGTATGAATTGCAGGTGAAGTATATTCCGGTGCAAGCCGGCCCGACCATGGCATTCGCCGACAGTGAAGCAGGCTATCCCGGAGCAACCGTAGACGCTGACGGTGTTCATGCTCCCGCCCATTCCGTAGGAGCGGATAATACAAATCAGATTGTTTCGGCTCAGCCAGAGGTTACCCAGACCAGCGGCAATCTCAATATCTTCAATCCACGCCTTGACGGCTTTGACACCCAAGAACCTGTCGAGGTTGGCGATATTATTTTTGCGGATACGGGACAAGGCACCGTTGCGAGTGTGTCCGGTAATACAACTGAAAATTTTGGACAAGACGCAAATGCTTATGTCTGCCTTGGATTCACCGCTGAAGTATCATCCTACGATATAGTAGAGATTGACGTTGCCGAAGTTGTCGGTACTGGTGCCGTGGGTGTGCAATGTGCTTTCTACAATGATGATGGTGCTACACCTTGGGCATCTTACCCTGTTGGCGATCCTGCTAACACCAGTGGTTGGTCAAGCACTAAGAATATAAATACTGCTGGTAAGGTCACATTTGATTTGACTGATACGACTAATTTTACAGTGGGCAATGATTACTGGCTGCTATTTAAAGTTAGTACACCAAGCAATGATAACTACTTAAAACTTAGGTCTGGTCCTTCTGGTATAGCTCCTTTCTTTGGCAGTACTGCTGACGCTGATAGTGGCGGGCTACCTCAAACTTCAACATTTATTTGGGCAAGCATTGATGGAGAGGAATCAACAGATACTACCCGTTCTGTAAGTCTAACCGAAGCTCTACCAAGTGTTCCTGCTGTGGCAGTAAAAAAATCTAACGCCACTCTTAAAGTCGGAGCAGGCGTAGAAGGGGAGTCTCTCGGACCTGAAAAGTCTCTTACTTTGAAAGGTAGACGTGCCTTACCTTATATGACCGCACGAACAACAGAAGGGTTTAAGGTTTCATATGAATTTGGTAGCTCTTATGATCCTGTGTGGGCTGATTGGAATATAGCTGATGGCGACCCAGCAACAGGTCCACAATCATACGATGGAAACATGGATAACTCTTTTCCTGTTTTCCTGTTCTCTGGACCGTTTACTGACCCGGTAACGAGTCTGGATCTAGCGCCATTTGGATTGACTCCAGATGCTCTTATGCTATCGAGAATGCCATCACAGTTTACTTTTCACGGATGGAATGGGTTATCGTGGGACTTATTGCATTCTGTTACAGGAGCTACGTGGTCTAACGCAGAAACTCAAAATTTTGCCTTTGAAAATACAACTGTATACCCTAAATATAGGCTCGTAGTACTTGATATCAATCCCGAGAGTACAGAGGCGTCTACTCATTGGTGTCAGATTGGTGAGTGTAGTCTACTATATGATGAATTCTCTACGACTACAGCTATTGTTGTAGAGGGAGAACATGCCACTGAAATTTATACTGAAGGAGGAATTCACAACAACCTTATTGTTGATGGGCAGGACATAAAAATTAGTTCTGCTAGTGAGTCTGTTGCCGAGGGTGACACTGCAAATCTTGCACAACCGTTTGGTGATGACTCTTGTGTAGCCTCGTACACTTTTGATGGTACATTAGACTCTTTAGGTAATGTGGCTCCAACACTTTTGTGTGGCTCAGTAGCATATGAAGATGGGGTATTTGGGCAAGCTGCTAACTTAACGTATCCTTTAAATCCTGAGTATCTCATTGATGGCCCAACAATAGATCTAGCAGCGGGTTGCGCGATATCCACAAGGTATAAGACTGGTGGCTCCGCAAACAAACAATACTTCTTCTTTGAGAATGACTCAGGTACGCAGTACCTTCTTGGCTTACAGGGAGCCACCGCGTCTCCTGGAGGATGGGCTAGATTTTTTGGTAGCGATATTCCAGAGATGTCTTGGATCTTTCCTTTACAAGACGGTGAATGGCATCACATTGTCTACAACATAGAGGCTACCGATATAGTTGTCTATGTTGCAGGAGCTGAGGTCTATAGGGCAGCAATGTCAGCTGTTGGGCCGACTATAAGAGACTCCTGCAAGTTAATCCGTCTCGGTCAGTTAAATGCCACCACACCTTTTGATCAGGTACGTATTTTTAATCGTACTCTTACTACTGACGAGATTAATGCTCTTTACGTAGAGCGTGGAGATATAACCATTACTACTGTTACACCTGAAGTAGAACTCCCGGCAGTTCCTGAATCTGTATCAATCCCTGATCGCTGTACACTTTCTCCTGACAGTTATAGCTATGCGCTAGACGGTAGCGACCTCAAAATTACCGGGGCGGAGATAACGCTGGAAGACGATCCCGCGCTTAAGCGCTTGGCACTGGCTGTGAGCGGGGCGGATGGACTGACTTTCAAATCCGGTAAAATTTATATCAAGGAGAAACCGTAA
- a CDS encoding CBS and ACT domain-containing protein, producing the protein MLVGDWMTEEVLTIQPEAHILQAMEMMRDAGIRQIPVTEASGLVAGIVSDRDIRDAMPSKFLPGDNTHGAGEGLKGLKVKDIMTHDPYIVSPDTCMEVAAEILLENKIGGLPVVDEFGLVGIITEVDVYRFLTTVTGVSKGSSQFAFVLEDTATALEELLNDLWARGVRLSTVFTSYEGVEQGKRRVFIWVQKLDDDVVQSLVMHLKKTYDLSYHVHRGETHENEF; encoded by the coding sequence ATGTTAGTAGGGGATTGGATGACAGAAGAGGTGCTGACTATTCAACCGGAAGCACATATACTTCAGGCCATGGAAATGATGCGCGATGCCGGTATCCGACAGATTCCGGTGACTGAGGCTTCCGGTTTGGTAGCTGGTATTGTTTCCGACAGGGATATACGCGATGCCATGCCCTCCAAATTCTTGCCCGGTGATAACACTCACGGTGCAGGTGAGGGATTAAAAGGACTTAAGGTCAAAGATATTATGACCCATGATCCTTACATAGTTTCTCCGGATACATGCATGGAAGTTGCCGCGGAAATACTGCTGGAAAATAAGATCGGCGGTCTGCCCGTTGTCGATGAGTTCGGTCTTGTCGGTATTATTACGGAAGTTGATGTCTACCGTTTTCTGACTACCGTTACCGGAGTCAGTAAAGGAAGTTCCCAGTTCGCTTTTGTTCTGGAAGACACCGCAACGGCTCTTGAGGAGTTGCTTAATGACCTCTGGGCCAGAGGGGTAAGGCTTTCCACCGTTTTTACTTCTTATGAAGGAGTGGAGCAAGGGAAACGCCGTGTATTCATCTGGGTGCAGAAGCTTGATGATGACGTTGTGCAATCATTGGTGATGCATTTGAAAAAGACTTATGATCTAAGTTACCATGTTCATCGGGGAGAGACTCACGAGAATGAATTTTAG
- the bioF gene encoding 8-amino-7-oxononanoate synthase — MNPKSFYRRIEGELIELENSSLLREVPDLDYGAAKELIFKGRKLLNLSSNDYLGLAEDERLVHASVAAVKKYGCGSAASRLVTGNFGMYDELEKELARFKEQDDSMLFTSGYAANLAIIDSFAGRHSIVFSDKLNHASILDGIRLSGARHVRYRHNDLKHLKSRMESVKDAENKILITDTIFSMDGDSALLEEIADLCDFYDTMLVIDEAHAEGVFGQGRGIAHERGLAGRVDLHMGAFSKGFGSLGGAVSGRRELVSYLRNKGRSFIFSTALPPAVVGANLAAIRLVAENSSRGERLLKISRELKGYLESCGFNCGDSESQIIPVILGDNVSALAARDRLIEEGIYAAAIRPPTVPQGTARLRLSMRADLTDDDLQKIKNAFAGLKAGRI; from the coding sequence ATGAATCCAAAAAGTTTTTATCGCCGTATTGAGGGCGAACTGATTGAACTTGAGAATTCTTCCCTGCTCAGGGAGGTGCCTGATCTCGATTATGGCGCAGCTAAGGAACTCATTTTCAAGGGCAGGAAATTGTTAAATCTTTCCTCTAATGATTATCTGGGGCTGGCTGAGGATGAGCGTCTTGTCCATGCCTCTGTTGCGGCGGTAAAAAAGTACGGGTGCGGTTCTGCTGCTTCGCGGCTTGTTACCGGAAATTTCGGGATGTATGACGAGTTGGAAAAGGAACTTGCCCGATTCAAAGAGCAGGATGATTCCATGCTCTTCACTTCGGGATATGCTGCTAATCTGGCTATAATTGATAGTTTTGCCGGAAGGCATAGCATTGTTTTTTCCGATAAACTTAATCACGCGAGTATCCTGGACGGTATCCGTCTTTCCGGTGCAAGGCATGTACGCTATCGCCACAATGACCTTAAGCATCTTAAATCCAGAATGGAATCCGTGAAGGATGCGGAAAATAAAATTCTGATTACTGATACTATTTTCAGTATGGATGGCGATTCAGCCCTGCTGGAAGAAATTGCCGATCTTTGCGATTTTTATGACACCATGCTGGTGATCGATGAAGCTCATGCTGAAGGTGTTTTCGGGCAGGGCAGAGGAATAGCGCATGAACGCGGTCTTGCCGGGCGTGTCGACCTGCATATGGGGGCCTTTTCGAAAGGTTTCGGGTCTCTGGGCGGGGCAGTGTCCGGTCGTAGAGAACTAGTCTCGTATCTGCGTAACAAAGGTCGTTCTTTTATTTTTTCCACCGCCCTGCCGCCTGCCGTTGTCGGGGCTAATCTTGCGGCCATACGGCTTGTCGCCGAAAATTCTTCGCGTGGTGAGCGATTGTTGAAAATTAGCCGGGAGCTGAAAGGTTATCTCGAATCATGCGGGTTCAACTGCGGAGATTCGGAAAGCCAGATTATCCCTGTAATTCTGGGTGATAACGTTTCCGCTCTTGCTGCCCGTGACAGGCTTATCGAAGAGGGAATCTACGCGGCTGCCATCAGACCTCCGACTGTCCCGCAGGGAACAGCTCGGTTGCGGCTTTCAATGCGGGCCGATTTAACTGACGATGATTTGCAGAAGATCAAAAATGCGTTTGCCGGACTGAAAGCGGGGCGGATTTAA
- a CDS encoding DUF3089 domain-containing protein — protein MHKKLILLILIGTSLFFCACISKNTNKIPDKPDYSQNKYWSIKDKNISHKIDLFFVHPTTYGPPADGHFIADLNNQELNQTTDQNTVQWITSAFADSCNIFAPRYRQMNIEVLQMSDQNIQEYLKIPVSDIEAAFKYYLNNLNHGRPFILAGHSQGSYVLKTLLLKKSNLLDKNKLVAAYLPGWTFTDKDIAELGLELSEKPDQTGCLITWNTIGPGGMSPTVKKDARCVNPLSWNTETKEFPASRNIEAKILLSPGKELHIKNFTAARINKKGALEIPTPAIEILEQLNMSLGSEVYHRYDYDFFFDNVSTNVNQRCKAYLKTLKK, from the coding sequence ATGCATAAGAAACTGATATTATTGATTCTAATAGGAACAAGCCTCTTTTTTTGCGCCTGTATTTCAAAAAACACTAACAAAATCCCTGACAAGCCTGATTACTCTCAAAATAAATACTGGTCCATCAAGGATAAAAATATTTCACACAAAATTGACCTGTTTTTTGTTCACCCGACAACATACGGTCCACCTGCCGACGGTCATTTCATTGCCGATCTTAATAATCAGGAATTGAATCAAACAACCGACCAGAACACCGTGCAGTGGATAACTTCCGCTTTTGCTGATTCCTGCAATATTTTTGCCCCCAGATACAGGCAGATGAACATTGAAGTACTGCAAATGAGTGACCAGAACATACAGGAATACCTAAAAATTCCAGTATCCGACATAGAAGCCGCGTTCAAATATTATCTCAACAATTTAAATCATGGCAGACCATTCATTCTGGCAGGTCACAGTCAGGGGTCATACGTACTCAAAACCCTGCTGCTCAAAAAAAGCAATCTGCTGGATAAAAATAAACTGGTTGCAGCCTACCTGCCGGGCTGGACCTTTACTGATAAGGATATTGCCGAACTGGGACTTGAGCTTAGTGAAAAACCGGACCAGACAGGATGCCTCATAACCTGGAATACTATCGGTCCCGGTGGCATGTCTCCGACAGTTAAAAAAGATGCCCGTTGTGTCAATCCGCTTTCTTGGAATACCGAGACAAAAGAATTTCCGGCATCCAGGAACATAGAAGCTAAAATTTTACTCAGCCCCGGAAAAGAGTTGCATATTAAAAATTTTACCGCCGCCCGCATCAATAAAAAAGGTGCGTTGGAAATACCAACACCAGCAATAGAGATACTTGAGCAGTTAAATATGTCTTTAGGAAGTGAAGTATACCATAGATACGATTATGATTTCTTTTTCGACAATGTCAGCACAAATGTTAACCAGCGCTGTAAAGCCTATTTGAAAACACTCAAAAAATAA
- a CDS encoding alpha/beta hydrolase produces MKITFVGGWATSAQQYPRLAASARFLIPFTGFAPTQLCGVIAEGGDVLVGWSTGAHMLLKDCRNLFSGYDRVVLIAPFLSFTDSFPKRLIRGMIAGMENDPAAVVRSFHENCGETDIPDYNPDQTVQLVAGLDFLNSSRIEIDGKFSCPNLTLVHAAEDRIVRRKAFDKVAGIVQNSVIMDIAGGHKISETKLMSIIKG; encoded by the coding sequence ATGAAGATTACTTTTGTCGGTGGTTGGGCGACATCCGCGCAGCAGTATCCGCGATTAGCAGCTTCTGCCCGTTTCTTGATACCTTTTACCGGGTTTGCACCTACGCAGCTTTGCGGGGTAATCGCTGAAGGCGGTGATGTTCTGGTGGGATGGTCCACCGGAGCGCACATGTTGCTAAAAGACTGCCGCAACTTATTTTCAGGCTATGACAGGGTTGTCTTGATTGCGCCGTTTTTATCGTTTACGGATTCTTTTCCAAAACGTCTTATCAGGGGAATGATCGCCGGCATGGAAAATGATCCTGCCGCGGTGGTCCGTTCATTTCATGAAAATTGCGGTGAAACTGATATTCCGGATTACAATCCTGATCAGACCGTACAGCTTGTCGCCGGACTTGATTTTCTTAATTCTTCCAGAATTGAGATTGATGGAAAATTTTCCTGTCCTAACCTGACGCTTGTTCACGCCGCAGAGGACCGAATCGTCCGCCGCAAGGCCTTTGATAAGGTTGCGGGGATAGTTCAGAATTCTGTAATTATGGATATTGCCGGTGGTCACAAAATTTCTGAAACGAAACTAATGAGTATTATCAAGGGATAA